The genomic window TAATGAGTCTTCTTTACACAAAGGCAAATAGTTGCAGGACAAATTTTGGTATAACAAAAGGTTGGGAAACTTATCCTGAGTGGTTATGGTCTCAACAGATTGAAGTAGTCTGGCATTGCTCATTGGCCTGACATCTGAATGTATGGAGTTTAAAGTTCCGGAATTGATTTCATTATCCTCAATGAATTGCTTATCAATTAAAGTGGGTGAAACGTAATCTCCTTGAGCGATGCAAGGTAAAATGGATAACGAAACCAGAAATAAAATTAGGGTTAGCGTTTTCCACATCAACATACCATTACTTTTGGACCTCCTTCTTTTCATAAATGAATTTCTATTTTTGGACACGTTCAAAGCTTTTTTCCAAATGCAAAAGTAATGAAATCCTTTGATCTTCCTCTCAGATAGATTGCACTTAGAATATGAGCGCCAAATAAAAGATATATGAAAATAGGATGTTGTTTCCAAAAGTTGGAAATAAGGTATCGGTTATGAAAATTTAGAATTTTATTTTGAATTCTTTGAAAAGGGGAATTGATTAACATATTATAGAAACAAATATATTTAAATATGTTATGTCATTTTTTTTTTTTTTATATAGTTTTGTAAATGATGATGGATAAATCACATATGATAATCAGAAAATAGGATATTCATTTTTTGAAAAATTTTATTTTGCACTTAAATTTTACATCCTTTTTTCTTATCTATTGTAATTAGAGTTGATCTTTAAGTGATTGAAGGTGACTCTATGGTGTTAGTTCGATATTTTAAAATAAAAAATATGCATTTGAACAAAAAAGCCCACGACCACTTATCGAAATAAGTAACGCAGGCCAACTATTCGCAACAATAGACTGCGAAAATATGGTTTTTCTTGTGAAAATGCGGTTTAATTTTTTTAACTTTTAAAACTTTTTTTATGAGACTTTTATTTTTATTGGAAACTGTGCTGATAGCTATCTGTATGATGGCAATCATTTCCTGCAAGCACGAGATGTCACAAGATGATCCGGAAGTATCCGCCTTATCATTGCAGACCATTGAGAATCCTTGTAGTCAGGCACAAGGTATTTGTGAGAATCAAGTTTGGCTTCTGGATACTTTGGATATTATATTGCCTGAATATCCGAACTGTGTTTTTAAGGTAGAGTATTCGGCAAAATTTTGTCCCAATTCCTTTGAAGCAGATGTGAAATTGTTAAAATACTGGTCAGATCCTTTTTGTGATGAATGGGATCAGGATATAGACAGTGTGGCCAATGCCCAGGGCAATATTACTTTATGGATTTACAAATTTGAGAAAAAATTGATGGTTGAAATTGCTACAATAATAGGATTTTCTTATAATACTATATGTGGTGTAAATCAAAGTTTTTTAGCATCATTCACCAATGCTGCATGCAGTAAAAGGTGCATAGTCAGAGTTCCTAAACCTGATGGAGGTTATACTTATAGAGCGATTACAATTTATTGTGGAGAAGGATGTTGTGAAACACTGATTGAGGTCTGTATAGATCCTATCACACAGAGCCCTGTAACAACGGTTTTGCCATCCAGTCCTGCAAACCCAACTAATTGTTTTTCTTATGGTGCCCAACTCCAATGCCCATACAACACAATATATAGCGGCCCTTGCGCAGTTACTTGTGGAAATCTATAATCAATAATTATTATCGGGAACAGCATTGTTCCCGAAAATTTTAAATATATATTATGAAAAAATTACTCGCTTATTTGCTTTTAAATTGTTTGTATTTCCAAGCAGTTACATCACAAATTGCTGCTCCTGTGTGGCAATTCTCAGGTACTCCTGTTGAATGGGCTAAGAGGCCAAACCAATTGTATTATAGCAATAAAAGCTTTGAATTGTTTTTGCAAAGGAATGCTCCTATTTTAACAAATGATTATATGTATATTTTGTTGACAAATCCTGTTGAATTGGGAAATTATGATGAAGGATCTACTTTGATAAAATATGACTTATCAACTGGTGATACAATCTGGCAACGAGAGTACAGTGCATTAGGGGAAGTTGGAAACAATGGATATAATTATTTTCCTGAGTTTTATGTAGAAGATACTATTATTCATTTGTATGGTTATTTGGGAATTGATACAGTCAATGGATCCGGTAGGAAGATCCACCTGAATGGATTTCCTTCTCGAAGGCAAGTATCTACAATTACAGGAAGTACGGTGAAGCATGAGTATAGCGTAGATTTTAAAAATTTGTTCGGATATACTAACCCAAATACTTGGCATAAAAATGGTGATGATCGTTGGTTTTATTATTTTCAACTTATCCGTCCTCCTTTTGATACCATTGCCAAAGCATATGTAAGACCTTATCAACTCAAGTCTGATTTAAGCTCACAGTTAATGGATAGTACCAAGGCTGTTTATTTTGACATACCGGCAAATAATCTCATGGTTTTTTGTGGACCACTTTGCATAGGAAAAGATAGTTTTATACACTTTGGTAGCACGCAAATAAAATCCAATTTGTCTTGGAGACATTTTATGTGGAAAGTAAATATTGATGGACAACCTACTGAGCTCTTCGATATCACTAAAATAATAGGAGGCGAAGACTCTACATTTGGTTACTATGGCGGAAATGCAGTTATTTCTGGTAATAGTATTCGTATGAAAGTGCAGTCTTCAACTACAAATGCATTACAGCGTGATGGTGTACCTGGTTATATTTATTTAGATTTTAATGGGAATTTGATCAAGGACCAAAGAAATCTGCAAATTGATGGTAAATATTTGAGTAAAATTGTTTCAACAGATCTAGCAGAAGGTGTGTTGCATGTAGTTCAATTTTTGAATGAAAAAAATGTATTTATATACTTAGAGGATAAATTTGGAAACTTCAAAAAGGTAGGTTCTCTATTTAATGAAGGGTCGCATATCTATATGTATATTCCTGTGCGAGTGAATGTAACACCAAGCAATGATGCGTTGTTAAGTTTTATGGTTCTTGTAGATTCCAGTTTTTCAGGTTACAAGCCTTTAGAGTATGGAGGGTGGCCTTATTTTTGTAAGATTAGTGGCGAGCATATTGGTTTGAAGACTGGAGTATTTGATGAAAAAGTGGCAAAGAGACTTCGAGTGTATCCTAATCCCGGAAGGGGCGATTTTTATCTGGAAGATTCAATTATAGGAGAGTTGACATTATTAGATATTCAGGGTCGTCAGGTAATGAATAAAGAGTGTTTAGGTGAATGCAAAATTGAAATAAATTATTTGCCTGATGGACTTTATTTATTGAAAGTAATGGATCAGAAAAATCAGGAAGTTAAAGTTTGCAAAATATTTAAGCAAAGTGATTGAATTTTCTTTCATCAAGCTTATCAATGCTTACTTCCATGCTTCTTATTTAGGCAATTTTCGATGCGATGTAAATTGAAGCTGCGAGTTGTGTACAAGTAATAGGGATGATGTATTTTGTCTAAAAGACAAATGAATCATATCTTGAATTCCAATAGAAAATTTTTCAAGTAAGCAAGAAATTTATCTTCTTCAAAAAAATGGATCTTCATCGGCAAAATAAAAATTTCAACTCCTTCAAGTTTTTCTTTAAATTTTTCTAGTCGGACCGCATCTTTTTCAGTAGTGAGTATAAGTTTGTTGAAATGACTAATGGTTTGATATTTTTTGATTACTGTGTCTATTTCTTCTTCTGTAAAAAAATGATGATCCTCAAAAGGGAACTCTGTGACTGCAGACACCTGGTCTTTTAAAAAGTCAGTGATATAATCTGATTGTGCAATGGCAGAAAGTAAAACGACATGCAAGCCATCGTTGAGCTTGAAAATTCGGGAAGGGTTGAATAATGAGTATGGATCGCCATACGTCATTTCTGAAAAAAAGAGAGCTTGATGCTCAGTTAATTTTAATCGCTTGGCCCAAGCTTTTTTTTCCTGTTCATCCGGTTGATGTGGACATTTTGTGACTATGATTGCATCCGCTCTTTGCGAGCCATACCTCCATTCTCTCAATCGACCTGAGGGCAACAAGTAATCCTTAAAATAGGGATTTGCGTATTCTGTCAGCAGAATATTCATGCCGGGTTTAACCTGCAAATGCTGATATCCATCATCCATCAAAATGGTTTGGATTTCCGGGTGTTTTGCCAGAAATAAAGGGATACCAAGACCGCGACTTTCAGAAACTGCTACCGGTATCTCCGGAAATTTTCTTTTGATCTGTAGGGCTTCGTCTCCGGAAAGCTCCGGAGAATCGACTACAGTGACCAATCTAAATCCGTCGGTTTTACGCTTGTATCCTCGGCTGATCACCCCGGGATATAAATACTGCCGGAGAAATCTCAACAAGTATTCAATATGTGGAGATTTGCCCGTGCCACCAACAGATAAATTTCCGACCGAAATGACAGGAATGCTGAAAGAAGTCGATTTTAGAAAACCATTGAAATAAAGTCCTTGATGGATACTTACGCCTAAACCGTACAGGAATGCGACAGGAGAGAGAAGTAAAGCGAGAATCTTATTCAACTTGGTCTATTTTATTTTCTTTCTACCCAATTTAATGTTTCTTTGTAACGAGTCAAACTTTCGGAGATCAGTAAATATTCTATTACAATTATCAGTATGATTAAGACATACAGTGACAAATAAAGCTGAAAATTGTTTTCTTTGTCTGTCTAATTCCAAAATATATGATATCAATTCGCTTTTGCCTGAAGATCGTTTCGTTAATGTTATTGGTTCCGTACACTGATGATTATATTTTTGCACAGACTACATTGATTACTGTCAATTCAGACAGACGATTTCAGACAATTGACGGATTTGGAGCACATGAGTCGAGCTTACAGGTGAATACCACTGCTTGGCAGCAGCTCTTTTTTGACA from Saprospiraceae bacterium includes these protein-coding regions:
- the lpxK gene encoding tetraacyldisaccharide 4'-kinase; the encoded protein is MNKILALLLSPVAFLYGLGVSIHQGLYFNGFLKSTSFSIPVISVGNLSVGGTGKSPHIEYLLRFLRQYLYPGVISRGYKRKTDGFRLVTVVDSPELSGDEALQIKRKFPEIPVAVSESRGLGIPLFLAKHPEIQTILMDDGYQHLQVKPGMNILLTEYANPYFKDYLLPSGRLREWRYGSQRADAIIVTKCPHQPDEQEKKAWAKRLKLTEHQALFFSEMTYGDPYSLFNPSRIFKLNDGLHVVLLSAIAQSDYITDFLKDQVSAVTEFPFEDHHFFTEEEIDTVIKKYQTISHFNKLILTTEKDAVRLEKFKEKLEGVEIFILPMKIHFFEEDKFLAYLKNFLLEFKI
- a CDS encoding T9SS type A sorting domain-containing protein — translated: MKKLLAYLLLNCLYFQAVTSQIAAPVWQFSGTPVEWAKRPNQLYYSNKSFELFLQRNAPILTNDYMYILLTNPVELGNYDEGSTLIKYDLSTGDTIWQREYSALGEVGNNGYNYFPEFYVEDTIIHLYGYLGIDTVNGSGRKIHLNGFPSRRQVSTITGSTVKHEYSVDFKNLFGYTNPNTWHKNGDDRWFYYFQLIRPPFDTIAKAYVRPYQLKSDLSSQLMDSTKAVYFDIPANNLMVFCGPLCIGKDSFIHFGSTQIKSNLSWRHFMWKVNIDGQPTELFDITKIIGGEDSTFGYYGGNAVISGNSIRMKVQSSTTNALQRDGVPGYIYLDFNGNLIKDQRNLQIDGKYLSKIVSTDLAEGVLHVVQFLNEKNVFIYLEDKFGNFKKVGSLFNEGSHIYMYIPVRVNVTPSNDALLSFMVLVDSSFSGYKPLEYGGWPYFCKISGEHIGLKTGVFDEKVAKRLRVYPNPGRGDFYLEDSIIGELTLLDIQGRQVMNKECLGECKIEINYLPDGLYLLKVMDQKNQEVKVCKIFKQSD